Genomic DNA from Burkholderia plantarii:
GAGCCCCATGGTCGGCTCGTCCATGCAGATGAGCCGCGGACGCGCCATCATCGCCCGCGCCATCGCGAGCATCTGCTGTTCGCCGCCCGAGAGCGTGCCGGCGCGCTGCGCGAGCCGCTCGCGCACGCGCGGGAACAACTCGAGCACGCGCTCCAGGTCCTCGGCGATGCCGGCGCGGTCGCGTCGCGTGTAGGCGCCGATCAGCAGATTCTCGCGCACGCTCATCTCGCCGAACAGCCGCCGCGCCTCGGGCACCGCGGCGATGCCGCGCCGCACGCGCTGCGGCGTCGGCAGCGTCGTCACGTCTTCGCCGTCGAAGCGCACGGTGCCCGTGCGCGGGCGAGTCAGCCCGAGGATCAGCTTCATCGAGGTGGATTTGCCGCTCGCGTTGCCGCCGAGCAGGCTGACGATCTGTCCACGCCCGACCGTCAGGTTGACGTCGAAGTGGACCTGAACCGGCCCGTAGAAGGTATCGATGTGGTCGA
This window encodes:
- a CDS encoding ABC transporter ATP-binding protein; translated protein: MTDPLLQLDHIDTFYGPVQVHFDVNLTVGRGQIVSLLGGNASGKSTSMKLILGLTRPRTGTVRFDGEDVTTLPTPQRVRRGIAAVPEARRLFGEMSVRENLLIGAYTRRDRAGIAEDLERVLELFPRVRERLAQRAGTLSGGEQQMLAMARAMMARPRLICMDEPTMGLSPLYVDKVLDLIGQINGQGVTVFMVEQNASLALQIAHYGYVLQTGRVVLEGQGRMLLDDARIRSAYLGTAAGDTTGA